One genomic region from Natrinema caseinilyticum encodes:
- a CDS encoding ABC transporter substrate-binding protein: protein MLAATTGLTASTSGCIRRLRDIVTRNNIKQLSLTITTLPADSDREGIRIANELERIFKTVGIDVSFDVRSGIDFLQTVLYDHDFDVCIGRHPGGTDPDFLYQALHSLYADESGWQNPFGFTNLTVDAFLEKQRRLEGEDRREAVTDALESIATVQPFVPICVPEEHRVVRTDRFDGWGNGHPATRRGYLGLDPAAGVETLRATHTDARPTENLNPLAVGYRGRGTFTELLYDSLATDDPDGDIRPWLAESWEWDGRTADIRLRDGCEFHDGRPLTAADVGFTYRFLRDMSLGSHEVDTPAPRYRGQVEAVETVAIRSPTRLEITVETSPAVGERAFLVPILPAHVWRERATDAMGPGGASLAQGTTKAVVTNNVPPIGSGPYQFTGRTEGDQLTLERFGTHFTLRSDVDLPEPTVDAFTVGITPSSKTAISAVGNDIADVTSSSLESNVVDGIEMSETSRLLESPSWTFYFLGFNARKAPFSNPRFRLVIAQLLDKEWLVENVFHGKARPIATPVTKQWVPESLEWDDGDPETPFLGTDGEVDVDAARSAFETAGFRYDEKGRLRVRQ from the coding sequence ATGTTGGCTGCGACGACCGGTTTGACAGCTTCGACCAGCGGCTGCATTCGTCGGCTCCGGGATATCGTGACCCGCAACAACATCAAACAACTCTCGCTGACCATCACGACGCTTCCCGCCGACAGCGACAGAGAGGGTATTCGAATCGCAAACGAGCTGGAACGAATATTCAAGACGGTCGGGATCGACGTTTCCTTCGACGTCCGTTCAGGTATCGATTTCCTCCAGACAGTGCTCTACGACCACGATTTCGACGTCTGCATCGGTCGACATCCGGGTGGAACGGATCCGGACTTTCTGTATCAGGCCCTGCACTCGCTGTACGCCGACGAATCGGGGTGGCAAAATCCGTTCGGGTTCACTAACCTGACCGTCGACGCCTTTCTCGAGAAGCAACGCCGTTTGGAAGGGGAAGACCGCCGCGAAGCAGTCACGGACGCACTCGAGTCGATCGCGACGGTCCAACCGTTCGTTCCGATCTGCGTTCCGGAAGAACACCGGGTCGTCAGAACCGACCGGTTCGACGGGTGGGGCAACGGCCACCCTGCGACGCGGCGCGGCTACCTCGGCCTCGACCCGGCCGCGGGCGTCGAAACGCTTCGCGCGACCCATACGGATGCCAGACCGACCGAGAACCTGAACCCACTCGCAGTCGGGTACCGCGGTCGGGGTACGTTCACGGAATTACTGTACGACTCGCTTGCAACGGACGATCCAGACGGGGACATTCGACCGTGGCTCGCCGAGTCGTGGGAGTGGGACGGACGAACGGCGGATATCCGTCTCCGAGACGGGTGCGAGTTTCACGACGGAAGGCCGCTAACCGCCGCCGACGTCGGGTTTACGTACCGGTTCCTTCGAGACATGTCCCTCGGGAGCCACGAAGTCGACACACCAGCACCCCGGTATCGAGGGCAGGTAGAGGCGGTCGAAACGGTCGCGATCCGGAGTCCCACTCGCCTGGAGATCACTGTCGAAACCAGTCCAGCGGTCGGCGAACGAGCCTTTCTCGTCCCCATACTCCCTGCTCACGTCTGGCGCGAACGAGCTACCGACGCGATGGGACCGGGCGGCGCCAGCCTCGCCCAGGGAACCACGAAAGCGGTCGTCACGAACAACGTTCCACCGATCGGAAGCGGCCCCTATCAGTTTACGGGACGGACGGAAGGCGATCAACTCACGCTCGAACGCTTCGGAACCCACTTCACGCTCAGATCCGACGTCGATCTTCCGGAACCGACCGTGGACGCGTTCACCGTCGGGATCACCCCGAGCAGCAAGACGGCGATCAGTGCCGTCGGAAACGACATCGCAGACGTCACGAGTTCGTCTCTGGAATCGAACGTCGTCGACGGAATCGAGATGTCCGAGACCAGTCGGTTACTCGAGTCGCCGTCGTGGACGTTTTACTTTCTCGGGTTCAACGCTCGCAAAGCGCCGTTTAGCAATCCGCGGTTCCGGCTCGTCATCGCACAGTTGCTAGACAAGGAATGGCTGGTCGAAAACGTGTTTCACGGAAAGGCACGGCCCATCGCAACACCGGTCACCAAACAGTGGGTCCCCGAAAGCCTCGAGTGGGACGATGGCGACCCCGAAACACCGTTTCTGGGGACTGATGGCGAAGTAGACGTGGACGCCGCACGGTCGGCGTTCGAAACGGCCGGGTTCCGATACGACGAGAAGGGGCGCCTCCGGGTCAGACAGTGA
- a CDS encoding phosphatase PAP2 family protein has product MLAEVLTQLVTVIVILLPLSIAVFVGRERLAQTRAEWRSRLRTAGPVIVVLLIVLLINRVARQTAPKLSREIGIHLTSTFYNVEGEFILIFQSIQTAETNAYFSTIYVYGYTFLLIFPVIAYFTLSDTRVFRRLLTAYALNYAIGLVLYIFIIAYGPRNLMPAELMERMLYDTNPQYQYLTSEVNSNTNVFPSLHTSLSATVATFAWMTRSAFPKWFPVAVVLAASVAISTMYLGIHWGIDVTAGLLLAALCVSLSDRFVDRWSLAELSEQFGDRIPWGQEHD; this is encoded by the coding sequence ATGCTAGCCGAGGTGCTGACACAGCTCGTCACCGTTATCGTAATCTTGCTGCCGCTCTCTATCGCCGTCTTTGTCGGTCGCGAACGGCTCGCACAGACTCGAGCCGAGTGGCGAAGCAGACTCAGGACCGCCGGTCCCGTAATCGTCGTGTTGCTCATCGTATTGCTGATCAATCGTGTCGCCAGGCAGACGGCGCCGAAACTGTCGCGTGAGATCGGAATCCACCTGACATCGACGTTCTACAACGTCGAGGGGGAGTTCATTCTGATCTTTCAGTCGATACAGACGGCCGAGACGAACGCGTATTTCTCGACGATCTACGTCTACGGCTACACGTTCCTGTTGATATTCCCCGTTATCGCGTACTTTACGCTCTCCGATACGCGGGTCTTCCGTCGACTGTTGACCGCCTACGCGCTCAACTACGCGATCGGGCTCGTGTTGTACATTTTCATCATCGCGTACGGTCCTCGGAACCTGATGCCCGCCGAACTGATGGAGCGGATGCTGTACGATACGAATCCACAGTATCAGTACCTCACCAGCGAGGTGAACAGTAACACGAACGTGTTTCCGTCGTTGCACACATCGCTGTCGGCCACCGTCGCGACGTTCGCCTGGATGACGCGCTCGGCGTTTCCAAAGTGGTTCCCCGTCGCGGTCGTTCTTGCGGCCAGCGTCGCGATTTCCACGATGTACCTCGGGATTCACTGGGGCATAGACGTTACCGCCGGCCTGTTGCTCGCTGCCCTCTGTGTCTCTCTTTCGGACCGATTCGTCGATCGCTGGTCACTGGCGGAGTTATCCGAACAATTCGGTGACCGAATCCCCTGGGGACAGGAACACGATTGA
- a CDS encoding ABC transporter substrate-binding protein, with the protein MNWNPTPSEDSVSRRSFLAAGAAGAAITTSGCIDRVRSVVNHSTTDQLSLSIATVPADADRQNVQIARRLEERLEKVGIDVALDMRSRSELLEAVLLDHDFDLYVGLHPADYDPDFLYEALHSTYASEAGWQNPFGFTNMAFDTRLEEQRQTDGEDRTEDVKWVLRGLSQEKPFEPICFPDEYRVARADRFDGWEDGRLATRYGYLGLEPADDITRLHALVTNSRMTVNLNPLSSTFRKRGMVIDLLYDSLGTEYEGDVTPWLAESWDLPAESADTSESTHTATVTLRRGCQFHDGELVTADDVAFTYRFLEDTSLGRAPLKSPAPRYQGHVDVIDEITIESDYELTFTVTGGREPFKRALTVPILPAHIWRERVNQHAVSGEFTAPQGRWSVVTDNNVPPVGSGPFQFDTRTEGESLRLRRYDDHFTLRAGVELPEPTLEELRFTVDPGSASSIGRIDDGGADVTASMLGAYSLGAIPDSSTIEQLKSPSRMFYHIGFNVRNSPFSNSHFRRAITQLLDKNAIVEDVFYGNATPTATPVSGDWVPSDLEWDGEDPVTPFVGSNGTLNVKAAKKAFERAGFRYDDNGRLLGGY; encoded by the coding sequence ATGAATTGGAACCCCACTCCATCTGAGGACAGCGTCAGCAGACGCTCGTTCCTCGCAGCCGGCGCCGCAGGCGCCGCAATCACGACGAGCGGTTGTATCGACCGCGTTCGAAGCGTCGTCAACCACAGCACGACCGATCAGCTATCGCTCTCCATAGCTACGGTTCCTGCAGATGCTGACAGACAGAACGTCCAGATAGCGCGCCGTCTCGAGGAACGTCTCGAGAAGGTCGGAATAGACGTCGCGCTTGACATGCGGTCGCGGTCGGAACTACTCGAAGCGGTGCTGCTCGACCACGACTTCGACCTGTACGTCGGCCTCCACCCGGCGGACTACGATCCGGATTTCCTCTACGAGGCCCTCCACTCTACGTATGCCAGCGAAGCAGGCTGGCAGAACCCGTTCGGGTTCACCAACATGGCTTTCGACACCCGTCTCGAAGAACAGCGCCAAACCGACGGCGAGGATCGTACGGAAGACGTCAAATGGGTGTTACGGGGGCTTTCTCAGGAGAAGCCGTTCGAACCGATCTGTTTCCCCGACGAGTATCGCGTCGCCAGAGCGGATCGGTTCGACGGCTGGGAGGACGGTCGCCTCGCGACCCGCTACGGCTATCTCGGGCTCGAGCCGGCCGACGACATCACCCGGCTTCACGCGCTCGTTACGAACAGTCGGATGACGGTGAATCTCAATCCGCTCTCGTCGACGTTTCGGAAACGCGGGATGGTGATCGATCTGCTCTACGACTCGCTGGGAACCGAATACGAAGGCGACGTGACCCCGTGGCTGGCCGAATCGTGGGATCTACCCGCGGAGTCGGCGGACACCAGCGAATCGACGCACACGGCGACGGTGACGCTCCGACGGGGCTGTCAGTTCCACGACGGTGAACTGGTGACAGCCGACGACGTCGCGTTCACCTATCGATTCCTGGAAGATACGTCGCTGGGACGAGCGCCCCTGAAATCACCAGCGCCGCGGTATCAGGGCCATGTCGATGTGATCGACGAGATCACGATCGAAAGCGACTACGAACTAACGTTCACCGTGACGGGCGGCCGGGAACCGTTTAAACGAGCGCTTACCGTGCCGATCCTGCCGGCGCACATCTGGCGCGAGCGGGTCAATCAACACGCCGTCAGCGGCGAGTTTACCGCTCCGCAGGGACGGTGGAGTGTCGTCACTGATAACAACGTGCCACCGGTCGGTAGCGGCCCGTTCCAGTTCGATACTCGGACCGAAGGCGAGTCGCTTCGGCTGCGGCGCTACGACGATCACTTCACGTTGCGAGCCGGTGTCGAGTTGCCCGAACCGACGCTCGAGGAACTGCGGTTCACCGTCGACCCGGGGAGCGCCTCGTCGATCGGGCGCATCGATGACGGCGGTGCGGACGTGACGGCCTCGATGCTCGGTGCGTACTCCCTGGGCGCGATTCCGGACTCCTCGACGATCGAACAGCTCAAATCCCCGTCCCGAATGTTCTACCACATCGGGTTCAACGTTCGAAACTCGCCGTTTAGCAACTCCCACTTTCGCCGGGCCATCACGCAGTTGCTGGACAAGAACGCGATCGTCGAGGACGTGTTCTACGGAAACGCGACACCCACAGCAACGCCGGTTTCCGGCGACTGGGTACCGTCCGACCTCGAGTGGGATGGCGAGGACCCGGTAACGCCGTTCGTCGGTTCGAACGGAACGCTCAACGTCAAAGCGGCCAAAAAGGCGTTCGAGCGGGCAGGCTTCCGTTACGATGATAACGGACGACTGCTTGGGGGCTACTAG
- a CDS encoding ribonuclease P protein component 4 yields the protein MDIAAERIERLHDLARAAAAAGEDDRAREYVRLARRIAERNRLSLPREFRRFTCDRCDAYLRPGKNARVRVQDGHIVLTCDCGAHARYPYED from the coding sequence ATGGACATCGCTGCCGAGCGGATCGAGCGCCTTCACGACCTCGCTCGAGCGGCGGCGGCGGCGGGTGAAGACGACCGCGCTCGAGAGTACGTTCGTCTGGCACGTCGAATCGCGGAGCGAAACAGACTCTCTCTTCCGCGGGAGTTCCGTCGGTTCACCTGTGATCGCTGTGACGCCTATCTCAGGCCGGGGAAAAACGCTCGCGTCAGGGTACAGGACGGGCACATCGTGCTCACCTGCGACTGTGGTGCCCACGCCAGATATCCGTACGAGGACTGA
- a CDS encoding YhbY family RNA-binding protein: MDKQERKREAHDLDVTVWVGKSGIDSVVDELNDQLSSRPLVKVKFLRAARAGSSTEEKAADLADRVNAELIDTRGHTAVFSR, encoded by the coding sequence ATGGATAAACAGGAGCGCAAGCGAGAGGCGCACGACCTCGATGTTACCGTTTGGGTCGGAAAGAGTGGCATCGATTCGGTCGTCGACGAACTCAACGATCAACTTTCGAGTCGTCCCCTCGTGAAAGTGAAGTTCCTCCGTGCTGCCCGTGCGGGTAGTTCGACCGAGGAGAAGGCGGCCGACCTCGCGGACCGCGTCAACGCAGAACTGATCGATACGCGCGGTCACACGGCGGTGTTCTCTCGATGA
- a CDS encoding mechanosensitive ion channel family protein codes for MRASDTLSPIQALGPIGRALDEAGLTPALAASAESAIKFVIAFVAIWFVGRVLVLPLVRQTFDKRGLDEHVQNPLLMLTKFGIVFGAVAIAFGFADYGNFLVSMAGIAAAGAFAVGLAMQDVLSNFVAGVFIYTDKPFRIGDWIEWDDGSYSGVVEDIGLRVTRVRTFDNELLTVPNSALTDGVLKNPVDADELRLKFPFGIGYDDDIERATEIIVDEARRHPDILDDPAPSVRLTELGSSDVGLQSRFWIADPSRANFVRIRGEYVTAVKQRFDAEGIDIPYPVRTLEGGLSLETGQSLVEPAE; via the coding sequence ATGAGGGCCAGTGACACCCTCTCTCCGATACAGGCTCTCGGTCCGATCGGGCGGGCGCTCGACGAAGCCGGACTCACTCCGGCCCTCGCAGCGAGCGCCGAAAGCGCGATCAAGTTCGTCATCGCGTTCGTCGCCATCTGGTTCGTCGGCAGAGTACTCGTACTGCCGCTGGTAAGACAAACCTTCGACAAGCGTGGCCTCGACGAGCACGTACAGAACCCGCTGTTGATGCTGACGAAGTTCGGGATCGTGTTCGGTGCCGTCGCGATCGCCTTCGGGTTCGCAGACTACGGAAACTTTCTCGTCTCGATGGCCGGGATCGCAGCGGCCGGCGCGTTCGCGGTCGGTCTCGCGATGCAGGACGTGCTCTCGAACTTCGTGGCGGGCGTATTCATCTACACTGACAAGCCGTTCCGAATCGGCGACTGGATCGAGTGGGACGACGGCAGCTATTCCGGCGTCGTCGAGGACATCGGACTCCGCGTTACTCGCGTGCGCACGTTCGATAACGAACTGCTCACCGTGCCGAACTCAGCGCTGACAGACGGCGTTCTCAAGAACCCGGTCGACGCGGACGAACTCCGACTGAAGTTCCCCTTCGGAATCGGTTACGACGACGACATCGAGCGGGCAACCGAGATTATCGTCGACGAGGCGAGGCGTCACCCCGACATACTGGACGACCCCGCACCATCCGTTCGACTGACCGAGCTCGGTTCGTCCGACGTCGGTCTCCAGTCGCGCTTCTGGATCGCTGACCCCTCTCGCGCCAACTTCGTCCGCATCCGCGGCGAATACGTGACCGCCGTCAAACAGCGCTTCGACGCGGAAGGGATCGACATCCCCTACCCCGTCCGAACGCTCGAGGGAGGCCTCTCGCTCGAGACGGGTCAGAGTCTCGTCGAACCGGCCGAGTAA
- a CDS encoding LolA family protein, whose protein sequence is MANRRHTAVLGLLALMVLLSGCSMISTPAAENEDGTTDTEPNLSKVFDGAYVHADDLEDVQGTRTNKVTNESETVVETVRVKTRPYINERTTVLDSADSGRIGNIYVSNATKNWFYYPDSNTAEYFVPDELFDNEETRSARAETADETLDKYNIEYRGTEQVANRETHVLDLEAKNETVEKEISAIVGETRFVFALETSNPKEKLRVVEQRLWIDTEYDYPLKEKVVFEEPDGERIVMTEQFESVTFNTGLDDETFSFQPLENATVRDIS, encoded by the coding sequence ATGGCAAACAGGCGACACACGGCCGTCCTCGGACTGCTCGCCCTGATGGTGCTTCTCAGCGGCTGTTCGATGATTAGTACGCCCGCGGCCGAGAACGAAGACGGCACGACCGACACTGAACCGAACCTCTCGAAGGTATTCGACGGAGCCTACGTTCACGCGGACGACCTCGAGGACGTACAGGGAACGCGAACGAACAAAGTGACCAACGAGTCCGAAACGGTCGTCGAAACGGTGCGCGTCAAGACACGACCGTATATCAACGAGCGGACGACGGTGCTCGATTCGGCGGATTCCGGCAGAATCGGCAATATCTACGTCTCGAACGCCACGAAGAACTGGTTCTACTATCCGGATTCGAACACGGCGGAGTACTTCGTCCCGGACGAGCTGTTCGACAACGAGGAGACACGGTCTGCTCGAGCCGAAACGGCCGACGAAACCCTCGATAAATACAATATCGAGTACCGGGGCACCGAACAGGTCGCGAATCGGGAAACACACGTCCTCGACCTCGAAGCGAAAAACGAGACCGTCGAGAAGGAGATTTCAGCGATCGTCGGCGAGACCAGATTCGTCTTCGCCCTCGAGACCAGTAATCCGAAAGAAAAACTTCGGGTCGTCGAACAACGGCTGTGGATCGATACGGAGTACGACTATCCGCTCAAAGAGAAAGTCGTGTTCGAGGAACCGGACGGTGAACGAATCGTCATGACCGAGCAATTCGAGTCGGTCACGTTCAATACCGGTCTGGACGACGAGACGTTCTCGTTCCAACCGCTGGAAAACGCCACCGTCCGGGACATATCGTAG
- a CDS encoding DUF5798 family protein produces the protein MGLGSTAKKIQTLSDRAEAMYKQVQKLQQRITGLEEKTAETHDTVTRMDHQLTEQRALLLAIAEEQGLDGEEILAEAAIDEAELEATDEAGDDRRSAATEDAADAAARDPPAN, from the coding sequence ATGGGACTCGGAAGCACTGCCAAAAAGATCCAGACCCTCTCGGATCGAGCCGAAGCGATGTACAAGCAGGTACAGAAACTCCAGCAACGAATCACCGGCCTGGAAGAGAAGACGGCGGAAACGCACGATACGGTCACGCGCATGGACCACCAGCTCACCGAACAGCGCGCACTCCTGCTCGCCATCGCGGAGGAGCAGGGTCTAGACGGAGAGGAAATCCTGGCTGAGGCGGCGATCGACGAAGCGGAACTCGAGGCGACGGACGAGGCCGGTGACGACCGGCGATCCGCAGCGACCGAGGACGCGGCCGACGCGGCTGCCCGCGATCCGCCTGCCAACTAG
- a CDS encoding class 1 isoprenoid biosynthesis enzyme, producing MSRHRGALRSVEEASPALRQKVETYRDQGGLLGTFTYVFTYLETEDPDLAATLATIPTDLFVTSALHDDAIDEADSWDADRKCRLNEHVTVGDLVYTNVVEAVSDAAVGIDLGPTLEVVREIGTGQLAEEAVEATPSTEEDAVARVEDRGGVWGDLAVELVAAAGRYSSSQLEALRTIATNSLFVLTVIDDLADLPEDIGNDVATLPLLCFGERADEYASPRALIDAVLASDVPDRLADLVARRRAAIRTAVAELWDSIDHSDEALLEATDRALEWYCESVCSVPIAETVPAEQRRAIRERLTGDEEPRRRYIAAHLARLPVAVPADDAAAVVSDLPADRLARTAVRIHHLDSVVDSVLSTTLEDALADLRAASASTS from the coding sequence ATGAGCCGGCATCGAGGCGCACTCCGATCGGTGGAGGAAGCGTCGCCCGCCCTTCGACAGAAAGTCGAAACGTACCGCGATCAGGGCGGCCTACTCGGTACGTTCACGTACGTGTTCACGTATCTCGAAACCGAGGATCCGGATCTCGCCGCGACGCTCGCGACGATACCGACCGATCTGTTCGTCACGAGCGCGCTCCACGACGACGCCATCGACGAGGCCGATAGCTGGGACGCCGACCGAAAGTGCCGCCTGAACGAGCACGTTACGGTCGGCGATCTGGTCTATACGAACGTCGTCGAAGCCGTTTCCGACGCCGCCGTCGGGATCGATCTGGGCCCGACGCTCGAGGTCGTCCGAGAAATCGGAACCGGCCAACTCGCTGAGGAGGCGGTCGAGGCGACTCCGTCGACCGAAGAAGACGCCGTCGCTCGCGTCGAGGACCGCGGCGGCGTCTGGGGTGATCTCGCGGTCGAACTCGTCGCGGCCGCCGGCCGATACTCCAGTTCCCAACTCGAGGCGCTCCGGACGATCGCGACGAACAGCCTGTTCGTGCTGACGGTCATCGACGATCTAGCGGACCTGCCGGAAGATATCGGAAACGACGTCGCAACGCTCCCGCTTCTCTGTTTCGGCGAACGTGCCGACGAGTACGCGTCTCCCCGGGCCCTGATCGACGCCGTCCTCGCGTCCGACGTGCCCGACCGACTGGCGGATCTCGTGGCCCGACGACGGGCCGCAATCCGGACCGCCGTCGCCGAACTCTGGGACTCGATCGACCACTCCGACGAGGCGCTTCTCGAGGCGACCGATCGCGCACTGGAGTGGTACTGCGAATCGGTCTGTTCGGTCCCGATTGCGGAAACCGTTCCAGCGGAGCAGCGCCGCGCGATTCGGGAGCGACTGACAGGTGACGAGGAGCCGAGACGCCGTTATATCGCCGCACACCTCGCCCGATTGCCGGTGGCCGTCCCCGCGGACGACGCAGCCGCCGTCGTTTCCGACCTTCCCGCGGACCGGCTGGCCCGAACGGCGGTTCGCATCCACCACCTCGACTCGGTCGTCGATAGCGTCCTGTCCACGACGCTCGAGGATGCGCTAGCGGATCTTCGGGCCGCGTCGGCATCGACGTCGTAA
- a CDS encoding CoA-binding protein: MPVESKDEIAAVLEYDTIAVVGCSSTPGKAAHGVPKYMRRHGYDVIPVNPYADEIFGRTAYDSLADVDEAIDVVCLFRPSAEVADIVDAALERDEIEAIWTQLGIRDDGAADRAEAGGKTVVQDYCMKVQHRRLVA; this comes from the coding sequence ATGCCAGTCGAATCGAAAGACGAGATCGCGGCGGTTCTCGAGTACGACACGATCGCCGTCGTCGGCTGCTCGAGCACGCCGGGAAAAGCAGCCCACGGCGTTCCGAAGTACATGCGGAGACACGGCTACGACGTGATTCCGGTCAATCCGTACGCCGACGAGATCTTCGGTCGGACCGCCTACGACTCCCTCGCGGACGTCGACGAAGCGATCGACGTCGTCTGTCTCTTCCGACCGAGCGCGGAGGTCGCCGACATCGTCGACGCGGCGCTCGAACGGGACGAGATCGAGGCCATCTGGACGCAACTGGGCATCCGCGACGACGGGGCCGCCGATCGCGCGGAGGCCGGCGGGAAAACAGTCGTTCAGGATTACTGCATGAAGGTCCAGCACCGTCGTCTCGTCGCCTGA
- a CDS encoding RAD55 family ATPase, translated as MYDLADVLPDVQIDPGTNVLVAGPPLTGKRRIAFDILASGANEGNGSIVVTTKDSADKVLKSFDDHIDGDVEPNLGVVDCVTKQRGIGTIDDDPRIKYASSPVDMTGIGIKLSEFLQEFYETRGLTENRVLLHSVSTLLMYSDLQTVFRFLHVFTGRIQSADAMGVYVIDSTAHDDQTMNTLKQLFDAVLELEETADGEEPDIRTAGFST; from the coding sequence ATGTATGACCTTGCAGACGTCCTTCCGGACGTGCAGATCGATCCGGGGACCAACGTACTCGTCGCGGGCCCACCACTGACGGGTAAACGACGGATCGCCTTCGATATTCTCGCGAGCGGCGCAAACGAGGGGAACGGTTCGATCGTCGTGACGACGAAAGACAGCGCCGACAAGGTCCTCAAAAGCTTCGACGACCACATCGACGGCGACGTCGAACCGAACCTCGGCGTCGTCGACTGTGTGACGAAACAACGCGGGATCGGAACGATCGACGACGACCCGCGGATCAAGTACGCGTCATCGCCCGTCGACATGACCGGGATCGGAATCAAGCTCTCGGAGTTCCTCCAGGAGTTTTACGAAACCCGCGGGCTGACGGAGAACCGCGTCCTCTTGCACTCCGTCTCGACGCTACTGATGTACTCCGATCTGCAAACCGTGTTCCGGTTCCTCCACGTCTTTACGGGTCGGATTCAGAGCGCCGACGCGATGGGCGTCTACGTCATCGATTCGACGGCTCACGACGATCAAACGATGAACACGCTCAAACAACTGTTCGACGCAGTTCTCGAACTCGAGGAGACCGCGGATGGCGAAGAGCCCGACATACGGACGGCCGGATTCTCCACCTGA
- a CDS encoding geranylgeranylglycerol-phosphate geranylgeranyltransferase, with amino-acid sequence MTAGETARGLLELTRPVNALAASVLTFIGAFVAGGVVEAPIAVATAVGATGLAVGAGNAINDYFDREIDRVNQPDRAIPRGAVSPRGALAFSLVLFAGAVVLAVTLPTLAIAIASVNLLALVAYTELFKGLPGLGNALVAYLVGSTFLFGAAAIGPAGEKAPAAVLFVLAGVATLTREIIKDVEDIEGDREEGLNTLPIAVGERRALGIAAVLLVMAVVASPVPFLTGDFGVAYLVMVAPADAIMLVAAYRSFGNPTLGQSRLKYGMFLAALAFIVGRAALELPGSG; translated from the coding sequence ATGACAGCGGGGGAAACCGCTCGCGGGTTGCTCGAGTTGACGCGACCGGTGAACGCACTCGCGGCGAGCGTGCTGACGTTCATCGGGGCGTTCGTCGCCGGTGGCGTCGTCGAGGCGCCGATCGCAGTCGCCACGGCGGTCGGTGCGACGGGACTCGCCGTCGGGGCCGGCAACGCGATCAACGATTATTTCGACCGGGAGATCGATCGGGTCAACCAGCCCGACAGGGCGATTCCCCGTGGGGCGGTGAGTCCGCGTGGAGCGCTCGCGTTCAGCCTCGTCCTCTTCGCGGGGGCCGTCGTGCTCGCGGTGACCCTTCCGACACTTGCGATCGCAATCGCCTCGGTCAATCTCCTCGCGCTGGTGGCCTACACCGAACTCTTCAAGGGACTGCCCGGGCTCGGGAACGCGCTCGTGGCCTATCTGGTCGGCAGTACGTTTCTTTTCGGGGCAGCGGCGATCGGTCCGGCCGGGGAGAAAGCCCCGGCAGCCGTCCTCTTCGTCCTCGCGGGAGTCGCCACACTGACGCGCGAGATTATCAAAGACGTCGAGGACATCGAAGGGGACCGCGAGGAGGGATTAAACACGCTGCCGATCGCAGTCGGGGAACGTCGCGCGCTCGGTATCGCCGCCGTTCTTCTCGTGATGGCCGTGGTCGCGAGTCCGGTCCCGTTTCTCACCGGTGATTTCGGGGTGGCTTACCTGGTGATGGTCGCGCCGGCCGACGCCATTATGCTCGTCGCCGCGTATCGGAGTTTCGGGAACCCGACGCTCGGTCAATCCCGCCTGAAGTATGGCATGTTCCTCGCGGCGCTGGCGTTTATCGTCGGGCGTGCGGCGCTCGAACTCCCAGGGTCCGGATAA
- a CDS encoding DUF7511 domain-containing protein has protein sequence MTEPDVPTREEVVSDATPLELFTDDERVWTAVPADASGEDRVSKWIEVEADALCDLGEWC, from the coding sequence ATGACGGAACCCGATGTCCCGACCCGCGAGGAGGTGGTGTCCGACGCGACACCGCTCGAGTTGTTCACCGACGACGAGCGAGTTTGGACCGCCGTCCCGGCCGATGCGAGCGGCGAGGACCGAGTGAGCAAGTGGATCGAGGTCGAGGCCGACGCGCTGTGCGATCTCGGCGAGTGGTGCTAG